caagtccgcaataagtggtgcacagttagtccccattggaatttcgataatctgacgatatacggaatccccaaagcgaacaaaaatgttatctagtaaaaattcaagggcatatatagtatcaaagcatgtccaattaacatagtttttttgtttattgctactaaaaaatgacctaaaagagtttgaacatatatattcacattctgattttttgaatgcccatttaattaggtgtgtgaattttttcttaatgagaatgtgaggcaatgtggtatacagggtagaaaaatcaaaactttgaacagattcaaaatcaccaatataagcatgcaatttatcaagtacttccaacgagttcttgacactccaaaagtaattaattccactattttcgaaggccttatttgaacaatttattatcaggtttttaattgtaccaagtgtgctggtaagaagaatagacaatttagtagttgaacaatggcttgaagacgaaatcaatctatatttgtaaggggttttgtgtagcttcggaagccaatacatagttgggactttcattgtatttggctctgcttgtaaagcggtggctaaaagtttatgtttgttacagatttcgttttctgaaaatggagtcagttggaatgttggtgaattggtgatttcctttttcagaacctcaatgtaaaatttacgtcaaacaataataatattattagcagctttatctgcggggacaaaaacaaattccttggctagttcttttagtttatgtttgatacgagaaataggtttattgtggttattgtttatagtaaaatgttctttaaaatgttgaatacgtaaatcaactatcttcattactgaattaaaaaaagagtccaaagattttttgtcagctttttcccgttttatccatttcatacagtaagtatggagtgagtcgtggatgatattatgacactcattccaattaataattgacgggggacgatatttaggtcctttactgtggaatgattttaactctcggtcttgaacgatgttaagatctcctgttataacatgggaaatgggtccataaatatattcggaattactgcaattacatgaagtaggtgtattttcactgatattaacatctttacacaattgactataattaaacacaaatttccgggtagatttcttgtaaatataacaaataagaggtagctcagtattgtcaaaatatccaggaatttgttctttaacagaatggtcgttaaatataccggcaatatttacaaaatcaaagcctttttAAGTCCGTTTACGTAAGGTGAGGGGAACGTTAAGCAATCGTCAGACTCGCGTTGCATAAGTTTAAACTACatcgaaatgcaaaggtatacgcttaTTGAACGCTTTAAATCTAGGAAATTTTTACTCTAGAAAGTTCCAAGCGTatgcgtttgattttgccatttgatttgggactttcttttttgaattttcctcggagttcagtatttttgtgtttttacttttcgtTACACGCTCGTAAATACATACGTTACAAGTtggaaaacgctacagataagtttgagttTGTATACGCCTCGACATCGTTCGACTTTTACTTGGACCTTTACATGGACGTATGCAGGGCGTATTTGAAACATacgccagtggcggatccagaacttttcctaaggggggcccgctgactgacctaaggggggggggcgctccagtcatgcttcaatgattccctatataatcaaccaaattttcccatgaaaaaggggggggggcgggtcccccagggccccctggatccgcctatgtacgCCTGGCGTAGTTTCAGCGCTCAATGAAAACTAAACACAACAGTGGCATATCAAAAACGTATTCAGATATTCAACGATACTTGTTCTGACATTAATTTAGTTACAAAAGTCCGATTATTCACAAGACCATGCGTATCCAGAAATAgtacaaacaataaaattgagaatggaactggggaatatgtcaaagagacaacaacccgaccaaagagcacaTAACGGCTGAAGgcaacctatgggtcttcaatgcagcgagatgTAGGTGGACCTCAGCTGATCTCTATATAAAATATGTACTAGCTCGGTGAAACACCCCATAACTACATGTCCCAGACACGCCAAAAGCACGGATAATTGCCCCAGGTACGACAGGGGtgcgtctcaaatacgttcaaaGGACGTTTTTCCTTTGAACGCCAGACATACGCATACATACGTTACTAGAACGCCAGATAAACGCGTATGTATGCTTCTCGTACGTCCGGAACATTAATCGCTTGTGCatacgatacagatatgattgacaagcTGAATGCATCCAGAATTACTATCGTGTTGGCAGTGCACATGGTATTTGACCACGCCAGGCATACGAAAGTACTATACGCTGATGAGTGACGCCTGTATATCACTTTAAGATCGATCAAGTCATTATGATATAATACGATAAATGCATTACAATATACATACCTGTTCAAAAGATAAAAGCGACCACTCCAGAAAAGTAGCTAGACGAATTAGCATATAGGTGGatgaaaattaaattttcagGAAAATCTTAACTGATAAATCACGTTCAACACTTAACATTGAAAAGAGAGAAACATTTGAATATTACTCGTATTGCTTGattacatataataaaataatttgatttatatatgatggttatatttttgcatttttattaTTGTTGTCTTCTTTATGATAAAGTTTTACTTCACATACAGATACGTGTATATGTATTTGTTGAAGCGacataacaatgaaaaaaaaaaaagaaacaaaaaaagaaatcgcTGTTTAATTGGGTTTAAATGTTTATTCACACGCTATAAATCTGATTAATTAAATATGTTGTTGAAATCTGAGCTCTGAAAGAATtctttgttatttaaaatatgttaaatatttcaTTAGTTTTTTTGGCTATCTGATTCTAATCCTCTACGAATTAAGAGGGTGTAGTATTGAACAATAGTATAATTATTCTACAAGCAAGcattccttttaatttttttggaagcGATTAACATATTTACTTAAGGAAATAATTCAAATGAATAATATTTCATCATTTCTGAACGGATCTGTGCGcattttagtttgttttgttatttggaAGACTATCAATTACCATGCTAAAAATTTGTATGACAAGTGGTACTTCGACATTAGATGTGataagcttttggttttgccatttgattttggactttacgttttgaattttcctcggagttcagtatttttgtaatttaactttTTAGAAACAAGTGACAGCAGCGGGGTAGGTTTGTGTTTTTTCTTACTGTTGACCCTTGGGTTAATTTGTAATGCATACGAGTGTGAATCTATATCTGGCCTGATCTATACgttcaaagttttttttcatcaaaaaacCTAGAATAAAACATCTGGTCATCTGTTGTCACTAATCGGTTCGTTTTGTCACTTGGAAGACTATCAATAACCATGCTTAAAGTTTTGTACGACAagtgagattttgattttgccatttgattagagactttttttttggattttcctcgaagttcagtatttatgtgattttacttttcagcTTTACGTTTTTGAACGATTCAGAACTTGTATCTTTAATTAtctaaaacaattgttttttactttttagagAAGCAAAAATGTCTTTATTGATCAACCTTTTCACAGTCTATAGTCTGCTGTTTGTATATACAGGTAACTTTACGTTTGTATGTCGGTAGCAAAACAATCGTTGAGTCAAAAAGTCTAAAACACTTCGAGTTTATATTCAATTTCATGTAAAGACTCTAAAAGACAATTGCCGTTAAACATTACAACTTCTTTCATCTTCACAATTCTAGACAGTTcattaacattttgatatttttaaatttgcaaacagACTCAAACAGCTTCGAGAATATGGTATTTATGTTGAATAAGAGGGATGTACATGATGTATCCGGATcttcatttaaatttgatttaaatctgcaattttcttttatttcttcaatTGCTGGATGTCAAGTGGGAAAATCGAACATcatataaataatctttattgctTTCAGTTTTTAATAATAACCTGGATTTTAAGATATCTTGTACAAGAAATCTGTTTAAAACACATTTTGGTACTGtatcatttattataatttttaaactgATATGTAAACAATGCATAACAAAATCCATACGAATCCTGTTTTAGTCCCCTACGAATACATCTTTACTCCATTTTATAAGTGAAACTTAGGCAATAAAATGCATcgcgtttttttttatatctaaaactCTCTATGTTACATACTGTAACATGTGATTAACTTATATGATTAATATAATGCTTAAACTACATGATTGTCTTAAATAATATTGTGTATTATAGGTGTGATAGTCGGCTGCATTAGAAAGTCTGACAATTCAAACCGTGCCAAAatagacaacaaaataaaaacccAAATTATTCTTGAAAATTATAGACTTAGTTGTTCGGATAATGAGACAAAAGCGTTGGCATGTTTAAATGGAGGATCATGTTTTGTTGTATATGTAGAAGACAGAATAGTGAAATGTGCGTGAGTATCTTATGTGTATTAGTATAAAATCTGTCCACAAACCAATACAATTTCGAATCTTAATCTAAAATGTAATGATGTAGTAACAGAATGAAACAAAGGTGAACATGAAATACGGTGTATGGTCAGGATAAGATTTAACTCATTTGCCAGCATAGAGCATCGTTAGATTTCATGCCTTGTCAATTATAAGTAGGCCAAACTAAATTGTTTATCGTAAATGAATAAATCGGGTTCTCTGTTATGCCATAGATGTGTATAAACCCACATATTTATGGGTATGAATACCAATGTgaggtttatatacatgtattatctgtTTGTAATGACCTATGTTAAAGCCATGTTTCTTGTTTCAGGTGTTCAAATAAATATATTGGTAAGCGATGTGAAATGATAGACCCGGAAATCATATTTCGTCAATCAGAAAGTAAGCTTTATacttgatttcttttttaaagagaggcgaaagataccagaaggacataaaaaaaaaacaaacagataagcgatagtaaacaaaacacagcatacaaaactaaacactaagcaacacaaactcgatacaaaaactgggggtgatctcaagtgcccttgaagggtaggcagatcctgctgcaCATTTAGCACCCATCCTGTGTCTCATGTTAGTATAAACCTGATAAgtgtaattcggtaggtcacattcgtgaaaagtagacgggattgtagttacgacatttggaatatatccgctatcatctgtgaatcGGATAATCAATAACGATTAACCAACccttccgtaaaatttacgacgatatgatttcaactttacatttgaaactcttggttggatagcttccttgttagcagcaatcTGGCAGTAAATGTCGTGTATATATCaacataaagtttttaaaatgaacTCTGAAAAACACGGCAATATTTATTTTGGGTTTTCTGATTATCTCCCATGTCATTCGGGTCACATTATCACATATCCTTCAAAGAAACACACTTTACTTGCTAAACACAAGAATGTGTTGAGAATAACATTTAGTGAAAATTAGTTTCAGCATTTGTATGCAATTACTAATTACTAGTATAAGCATCATTCAGAGAAGTATAatcatcttatacgttcaggtatttcacatccaattttttatggtaatattctttacaaagcacaaaaatgtcaatattcacctcaaaagcttacaaaacctttaaacagacttattaagaagggatatagttacgatactgttgtcaggtcattaaagattgcatatgttggctttaatattgattcacttatagggtctttgcatcggaactaaacacatttatttaaaaaaaaaacagttattggcatgacacgggttatgttcttctcatatattttatgatggtgtgatactaaacccctaacgggagggattgtgcctgatattcatatgatgaagacataatctttcaatcagtttaattgaggtctggagctggcatgtcagttaactgctagtagtctgttgttatatatgtattattgtcattttatttattttcttttgttacatcttttgacatcggactcggacttctcttgaactgaattttaatgtgcgtattgatatgcgtttacttttctacattggctagaggtatagggggagggttgagatctcataaacatgtttaaccccgccgcaattttgcacctgtccaagtcaggagcctctggcctggtcttgtatgatttttaattttagtttcttgtgtataattcggagttgagtatgatgtccattatcactgtactagtatacatatttttaggggccagctgaaggacacctacgggtgcgggaattctcgctacattgaagacccattagtggccttcggctgttgtctgctatatggtcgggttgttgtcgcttagacacattccccatttcctttctcaattttataatgtaaAGGACAATATCACAATTAACCAGTATACAGTAGATCACTAGAATAACCCCGAAGAGCCAATCTGTATATGATTGATATTATTTATGCATTAAAAGATATGTTAGGTCTATGTCAGCTTCTCAGCGAAAATAAACTACCAACAAACGTACAGTGCACAACAATAGATATGTGTTAATAAAAGAAATATGGGTAAACTTGTGAAAAGTATATGGTCACGCAGGTCTTCTTCCAACCGGCAGTTAAACCCTTGCCAAAGTGAGACGTCCGTTTAATTGTGGACAAATTGTAGATACGTCATAAGAATAGGAGTGTTGAATCTAATGCAGCGTGTAAGGGAATGCCATACTgccttttatttaaaaacagttCAACAACTGTTTTAGGGGTCAGTATACGGCCCTGTTGTAAGTCAAAATGTCTATCCATACCAAATATACCCTCATTGTCCCATGCCCAGTGCCAGTCCGAATGTATCTGGCCTTCAGTCCGGACGGTGTATAATACAGGACCTACCCATtgaatttattgttaatttgttccttcctcaacatgtacaaaatatttgccacttttgtTTAGCAACAAACAATTACTCAATCAATAAAATATGGCGTCCCATGTTAACCACGGCAGTGTTGAATATATTAAACAGGAACTACCAACAAAATCTGCCATGAACGCCATGATTTGTTATCTAAGATCATTTTATCTTTTTAGCAGAAGGGAATGACACCAGAAATGGATTCATTATTGGTTTTATAGTAATAATCATCTTATTACTAATTGCTCTTCTGATACTTATATGTCTTAACAAGGACAGGTAAGTCTGATACCGGTAAATTAATTTCCAATAGGAATGTATTTTGATATCTGGATCGTCATCACTTCAATGCCtgaaaatgacaaacatatacaAGTTTATTCACAAgtaattttgaattatatattgtAAAGGATTgaagttttttcttcaaaacagcAACTATAGTTTATAAAATAACCCGAACAAACTGAAGATTAGTAGAAGTCTGAATCTAGAAATATTTCGAGGATATAAAAGGATATGAAAAGTTCATTACTTACTTTCATTTACACTGTCATAATACGTAAATTGGAGTCCAACCTTGTAAAACGGGTGGTCTACGAGATTTAAAcattggtaaataaaggcaacagtagtataccgctgttcaaactcataaatctatggacaaaacacaaaatcggggtaacaaactaaaactgagggaaatgcataaatataagaggagaacaacgacacaacactataatgtaactaacacacacagaaacggaccaagcatcagacaaaatcccacgagaataacaaatataacatcaaaaccaaataaactactgttgcctcaGATTGCCAAGTAAAATGAGCtctgaaaactgaaaaaaaaaataattctgataaatTTTCTATAGTACGTACCCCAACTGCAAATTCCACAAGTCTTACGTAATAACATTGTGTGGCAAGAAAACatatcaacaaaaatgaaagttGCTATTGTGGCATTGTCTTAGCTTCGCCTCAAATTAAAGATCACATGGTAAACGTTTGAAAAAAATGACGACATCATAATATTGTAAACATCAATATGTGCCACGTTTCGTACCCATGGGTATTACGTTCATCATctgtatattcacttttaatcAAACTTCTAAATTATACGATATAATCTCATACCTTACACTGATTTAATAGGATTGGTACAAAAAACACAGTTTAAAAAAAGCCCAAAAGGAAATTATTTACACATCTTCATAAAATAGCCGTATAAaagttatattatttcatttctttttcttatttagatTAAAGAAACACTGCAATAAAGTAATAGGGTAAATATCTTTACATCAtccatttatatgtatatatatgtatataatatattatttttgtttaaattcgcaaactacatttcacatcaaataataactgCAGTTCGTTGAAATATTGTCACTAGGGCTTTCATGCCTTCTGTCTGTtgcgctagtgacaatattttaacgaactgttattatttgatgtgaaatgtagtttgcgaatttgaaaaaaaataatatatacattctgtacaccgtatttatttacttttgctatatatatatgtgtactaaaaacatattgacaccgtatgattgtggcataacatcgtggccacaagttaaaaaatgtttttctgtttagtattaaatttatattaagatccattttgttacatcttgtgatcaattttatttggcaatcgccaatggcagtcagcagggttaaagaacatcagttgtttgacctgttagtcaaatgcgttttgtttaaatatactttttcacttttttggtcttttggaaaatgttgtttgtgctgtttttagacccttctacaacgaaatttgttttacatgcacacgtataaaaattgcggtttttatccaacgcaatcataggtttgaacgtagttttcaatttagactcgtatatatatatatacatatatatatgtgtgtatgtgtgtgtgtttgtgtgtatAAATGCTGTGTAGTTAATTGAATACAATTGAATATATTTGCATCAGTAAATATATACTGGCGAATTTAGGATTAAAGAAACTATCAGCGTCGTATCTTGATCCGTTCCTCGATATTCGCGTAGACAAACGACTTTAAACTAAATTCTGCGATAAACTTGATTAGTTTAACGTTTTGTCAACTTCGAATATATGAGCAGTAGCGCACCGTCTTGTCCCATTGTGTTACGTTGTCTTTCAATAATGGGCATGTTGCATGTTACACTTGGTTAGCAGGGGTCTACTCCTTACACAAagttaccataaaaaattggttGACCACTATGATATATCTGTGAATCTTTTAGCGATATATTTTCTCATTAGAAGATCATACCAGAAAAGTTGTCTcgtcttaaaatgtcttgtaccaagtcaggaaaatggccattgtcatattatagttcgtttctgtgtgcgttacattttaatgttgtgtttcttttgtgtcgttgttctcctcttatatttaatgcgtttccctcagttttagtttgtaacccgaatttttttctctctatcgatttatgagtttcgaacatcggtatactactgttgcctttatctattatATTACCAACTGTGTCCTTTTCCGTAAGATGACATTTTGACTGAGTTTATATTCGAATGGAGGAAAACTGCACACAGAGCCATTATttcaatgacaaaaaaatatatatacaatttctCAGATGCTTATGTCAAACACAGAATTCTGACCTGGCATTTCTGAAACGTTTTCAATACTGCAGAAGAATAGAGAGACATAGCTTTTCAGATTACATATCACAGGCAAAAGAGCGGGACTAAAGTAAATTAAGTGACCTATAAAGTCATAACCACACGAGGAATACTGTTACTATCTAAAAAATACTTTACAGATAATGACAATGCCTATAAGTTGTTTTAAAAGCATTAAAGAACTATGTGCCTCCTGTTTCCCTCCAAAACTAACTTATGTGTTGATAtgattttaaatgcatttaattCCGCTTTTTAACGCTTTAAAATGTACACGCCATCGTGTATGGTAAGATGAACATGGCCATGTCAATGGTAGGTTGAAGATGGCAAAATAACAATCACTTCTTTTCTTCTATATTGTAGTTTCAATCTCGTCATTCTATATCAATAAGATTACATTTAGTATTTGTGCAATATTCAATATTTTGGTTTAGTGTTATCAGAAATTCGTAACATTGACCTTACAAACATTCAAACGGTATTGGTGACACATCCTATTGATGTTGGCTATTTCAAGAGTATTAAGTTCTGATTCAAATATGACTTGCACAGAAAGACAGTGAGAATCACAGATGAGAAAGATATTTACAAGATTAACgaaaaatccagtttttttttgctgaaaaaatcacacacagaaaaaaaaaacaataaaaaaatttaaataagctTTTTTCTTACTTTTGACATAATCTTACACGAGATGAAAGTGTTTTATGAGTGAACAATAATTATTCAATTCCAAATATAAACTTAAAGAAAATTATGACATTTTGAAAATTAGTTGATACTTATGGGAGAATGGAATTAAACCAAAACTTAGCCAAAATTCGACTTTATATAGCCAGTCTACCCTAATTTATCTAAATGTCCTTATTCATGAAGGCTATACTTATATTTTAGTGCTGTAttaactgaatttaaaaaaaatcttaatgatTCTTTCAATTGCATTGTTAATAACACATACAATCTTctccctgtttttttttaaataaaaaaaagaacaaaacaggCTGGAGCGGTGATAACTCATCATGCTGAGGTCACATACACAAATTATTTTTGGTTCATATAATAGAAAAAGACCTACTTCGTATACTTtgtgattgtttttgt
The window above is part of the Mytilus galloprovincialis chromosome 4, xbMytGall1.hap1.1, whole genome shotgun sequence genome. Proteins encoded here:
- the LOC143072036 gene encoding uncharacterized protein LOC143072036, producing MSLLINLFTVYSLLFVYTGVIVGCIRKSDNSNRAKIDNKIKTQIILENYRLSCSDNETKALACLNGGSCFVVYVEDRIVKCACSNKYIGKRCEMIDPEIIFRQSETEGNDTRNGFIIGFIVIIILLLIALLILICLNKDRLKKHCNKVIGCDKKEKDSPPESEICIPLKDSAETHSTDRTNISP